A portion of the Anthonomus grandis grandis chromosome 7, icAntGran1.3, whole genome shotgun sequence genome contains these proteins:
- the LOC126738896 gene encoding 23 kDa integral membrane protein-like, protein MCCSEAIARIFMFVANFVFLLVGVALFALGVFYKVHYTQITESIPQEYQVLQYVPILAIIVGAIIFVISFLGCCGTLKSSICMLKTYAGILIVIFLAQVAIGIFGLVQIKNSDDLRRQVDITINNLFDNYYSGKTGVVDFIQQNLKCCGTYSPAYWTSKGQSIPQSCYESTFPFTQGCTDAVYNFLHSSVRYIAIAAIAISVTEILGAILAIGLSNCIISGATW, encoded by the coding sequence ATGTGTTGCAGCGAAGCAATCGCGAGGATTTTCATGTTCGTGGCGAATTTCGTCTTTTTATTAGTGGGTGTTGCACTGTTCGCCCTCGGGGTGTTTTATAAAGTGCACTACACACAAATCACCGAATCGATACCGCAAGAGTATCAAGTTCTTCAGTACGTACCGATCTTGGCGATCATCGTGGGTGCCATTATTTTCGTGATATCGTTCCTGGGATGCTGTGGTACCTTGAAAAGCAGCATTTGCATGCTGAAGACTTACGCTGGCATTTTGATTGTGATCTTTTTGGCGCAAGTGGCCATCGGAATATTCGGGTTGGTGCAGATTAAGAATAGCGATGACTTAAGGCGTCAAGTGGATATAACTATTAATAACCTCTTTGATAACTACTACAGTGGAAAAACTGGTGTTGTCGATTTTATTCAGCAGAACTTGAAGTGTTGCGGTACTTATTCTCCGGCCTATTGGACCTCCAAGGGGCAAAGTATTCCACAGAGTTGTTACGAGAGTACTTTCCCGTTCACACAAGGTTGTACTGATGCCGTATACAACTTCTTACACAGCTCTGTGAGATATATAGCGATAGCTGCCATAGCGATATCCGTGACTGAGATTTTGGGAGCTATTTTGGCCATTGGACTGTCAAACTGTATCATTTCTGGTGCTACCTGGTAA